The sequence below is a genomic window from Aphanothece sacrum FPU1.
AACCGCAACTTCTGAAGGGATGGCAGTCGGTTGAGTCTCAGCTTTAGGAGTTGAGACAACAGTTACCTTTTTCACAGTGGACTCCATCACCGTCGGAGTGACAGCAACCTCTGGTTTAATTGTTTCTAGCACTAACTCTTCTGGAGTTTCTAGCAGCAGTTCAAAGGAAGGAAAATCAGGTTTATTCGTTCTAGCTAAGCGTTTTTGCTGAATTAAGTCTTCATATTCCGATTCAGACAAATAACTTTTGAGAAAACGACTAATAGTTGAACTACTAACCCCGTAACGGTCAGCTAAAGTGGATGTGGTTTCGGGAGTTTGACGATAAAGCTTAAGAATTTCTTGCTTATCATCATCCGTCAGTTTCTTGGGACTCATGGGATTATACCTGCTTTCTGGCAGTTTGATTCTACCTTAATACCCCCAAGAGTATCTGATAAGATGATCGGGAGTAGCCTGGGGGCGAGTTTGTCTTAACAGACTAGGAAACAGTCAGGGTTTAACTGGCCGCCTCATCTAGTCTATCTTACTTTAATGCAAATAAATCTCGCGGTTATAGTCAAAGGCTTAATGGCGAGATTATCAAGGCTCAATGTTCGGTTTCATCTGTGTGTTAGTTCAAAAACTTAATGATTATGGCAATTGCAGACGCTACACCTGCCCTCTTAGTATTAGCTGACGGAACTTCTTTTTCGGGTTGGTCTTTCGGGGCCAAAGGCACTACCTTGGGAGAAGTGGTATTTAATACGGGAATGACGGGATATCAGGAAGTTTTGACCGATCCGAGTTATTGTGGTCAAATTGTTACCTTTACCTACCCTGAATTGGGCAATACAGGGGTTAACCCAGAGGATGAAGAATCAGATGGCCCTCAAGTTAAGGGGGTTATTGCTCGTAATGTTACTTATCGTCCCAGTAATTGGCGATCGACGGAATCTTTGCCTGATTATTTAGTACGTCATAAAATTCTTGCTATTTATGGACTTGATACGAGAGCTTTAACTCGTAAATTGCGCTCGGTTGGGGCAATGAATGGGGCAATTTCGACGGAAATTCTTGATCCAAGTGAATTATTACATAAAATTCAATTGGCCCCCAGTATGGCTGGTTTAAATTTAGTTAAAGAAGTTACTACTAAAGATGTTTATGAGTGGACAACTCCCACTGATATTCATTGGGAATTTAATCCTGAAAATCAAGAAGGTAAGGGAGAAAGTTTAACGGTTGTTGCTCTTGATTTTGGCATTAAACGTAATATTTTACGTCGTTTAGCTAGTTATGGTTGTCGGGTGATTGTGGTTCCTGCGAGTACCTCGGCTGAAGAAATTTTAAAGTACAATCCTGATGGAATTTTTCTCTCTAATGGCCCCGGTGATCCCTCGGCGGTTGCTGAAGGAATAGAGACAACTAAAGAGTTAGTAAAAGCAGGAAAACCCACTTTTGGGATCTGTATGGGTCATCAAATTTTAGGGTTATCTTTAGGTGGCGAAACTTTTAAGTTAAAGTTTGGTCATCGCGGTTTAAATCAACCTTGTGGGTTACAACAACAAGTCGAAATTACGAGTCAAAATCATGGTTTTGCGGTAACAGAAAAGTCTTTAGATGATAATGTTCAGATTACTCATCTTAATTTGAATGACCGCACTGTCGCCGGATTATCTCACAAAACTTTGCCCTTTTTCTCGGTACAATATCATCCTGAAGCAAGTCCGGGTCCTCATGATGCTGATTATTTGTTTGAGAAATTTGTTACTTTAATGAGAGACAATAAAAAGTAACTGAAAAGGTTAGAATTAAATTAACAAAACTGATAGGGTTGCTATTTTCTGCCCTATTTTTTTTATTTCCTTGCTTTATTTGGGATTTAAGTCAGATTTTTTTTTAATTCTGATTCCCAATTAATCAGGAGGAGTTTAATTTATGCAGTTTTCATTTTAGAATAGAAAGGTACAACTTATATCATACCTTAGCCAAAATGAAAAAAACCCTTTATATTCCTGATGAACTGTGGGATCACTTAAAAGTTTATTTACAAGCTCATCCTAACGAAAATCCATCTAGTGTGATTCAATCGGCACTTATGGAGAAGCTACGTCCTCGAAATGGGGCTAATTTGCTTGAATTAGCGGGAATCGTTGATAATGCTCCGGCTGAAGCTTCTATGAATGAAGATTACCTTTGATGAGACGGTTAATTTTAGATGCTGGCCCTCTGATTGCTTTGGTATCTAAGCAAGATAATTATCATCAAGAGGCAAAAACAGGTTTTAGTCAACTCCCGCAAGAATTTGGCGAAGTCTTAACACCTTTACCCATTCTTTTTGAAGTATATAAATTTGTTTCTAGGGAAGCGTCTGTGGAAGCTGCACAGCGTTTATTAACTATTCTTTATCAAGAAACCGTTATTGTTCCGATAGAAGGAGAATTATTTGCGGAAGTTTATGATTTGGTGCGTCAACTGGTTAATTGGAAAGGAAGTTTAGAAGACGGCACAGTAATCATCTTAGCAGAAAAATATAACGCAGAAGTCTGGACCCTAGATTATCGAGATTTGGGATATTTTAAACAAATTCGCTTTTGGACTCCTTCTACTTAAAATGAAAATAAAAAATAATAAAATAGACAGCCGTTGACCCCTACTATGAACGAGTTAAAGTCTATTAAAAGAGTTATGTGAGGAAGATCAATGACAGTTTCCCTTTATGAAAGTGACTTTTTGCTGTGGACAACAGATACAGTTACTAAACTAAAAGCACATAATTTTGAACAACTAGATTTAGAAAATTTAATCGAGGAAATTGAAAGCTTGGGGCGATCGCAAAAAAAGGAACTCAAAAGCAGACTTTTAGTTATTTTAGAACATTTACTCAAAAGATTGTACGTTAACTCACCAGATAACTATCGTGGTTGGGAAATTACAATTAATGAACAAAGACGACAATTAGAATTAGAAATTGAAGATTCTCCCCGTCTAAAAACTATCTGGGAAGATTCTTTTAATACAGTTTGGCGACTTGCACTTAAAGGAGTTCGCAAAGATTATCCACAAGTCACTTTTCCTGATGTTTGGTCCTATCCTAATGATATAGAGTCTATCTTAGATTGTGATTTTTGGCAATAAAATAACCTTGCCATTGATCCCTATCTAACAAGGTTTCAGAGTGCTATAGTTAAACGTTGTGTCGCTTAGAAACAAAATCTATTAACTTGAGCCAATCTATTTGATTAGCCGTCATAAATTGCTCCATAAAATCTTGTGTCATTTCATTGACTTTTGCTACATAAGCTTTCTTAAATGTTTCATCTTTCTGACGTGCTTCATGGTCAATAGGAGAAATTATTTCACGGTATAAGTTATCATCATCAGAAATAAATTGCCAAAAGTCTTGTCCAGCATACTTATAATAGTTCTTTTCTGGATCAGTATTAGTTTTAAGTGGGGATCTCTCTTTGCCATAGATACATCCATTAACTGCCTGAATTTCCACTGATATTCCACCTTGTTTTAAGAGATTTTTGGCAAGTTTAAAATTATCTCGCATCTTGGCAACTTGATCACTATTACCCCAATTGATTCCTGATTTAATTCCAACTATGTAATAGATACCATTACGTTCAAACTCTAAATCTACACTTTTAAATTCAGATTTAAAACCTCCATATAATCGACGTGATATATACACGGCAAAACCTTCAAGTAAATCTCCAAATATTGTTTCTTCTTGAGAAGATAAAAAAGCATCAACAATACCTTTAACTAACTCACCAGCAAGCTCAATATTTTTAGCTTTAAATAAATATGGATTTTTTCTTTTTAATACATCGGTCAGCTTGAGAGATTTAAGCTTGTTCAGCCTTTTAGAGTAAAAAGGAGTAATTACTTCCCTAGATAAATATTCGTAGTAATCATCATAAATTGAATTTATCATCATATTTTTTAAAACAAAGAGTTTTGTACAAAAGGTACTTTTACAGCATCAAGATTTGCTAATGCTATCTTATAATATTCTTCTTTAATTTCGATACCAATATAATTTCTATTTAATTCGTAAGCAGCTACACAAGTCGTTCCTGAACCAAGAAATGGATCTAAAATGATGTCTTCTTCATCAGAAAACAATTTAATAAACCATGTCGGTAAAGACTTAGGAAATGCAGCACTATGACTTTTATTACTACATTCTGTTGGTAAGTGTAAAACGTTTGTAGGATAAGCCATTTCTCGACCAACCCAATTAGCAATATTTTTACCAAACCCACTACCAACTTGAGAATTAAATCTAATTTTGTCATTATCACTTAATTTATTGAGGCGTGTTTTTGCCCAATCACCTGTAGGAACCATAACCGCATCTTGATTCATTTTAAATTTCTTTTGTTTATTAAATTGTAAACATCTTTCCCAAGCATCCCGAAAGCGATTAGACCACTTACCAGGTGTACAATTTTTTTTGTGCCAAATATATTCTTCTGTCCATAACCATCCTTGTTTTTTTAAAGCTAAAATAAGCTCAATAACATAGGTGTGACGTTCACAATTTACAGCTTTTTCTTTAATATTTAAGATAAAAGTTCCATCATCTCTTAAAACTCGTTGTAACTCTTTAGCTATTGGTAAGAACCATTCCACATAATTATCAGGATGAATACCTCCATAGGTACTGCGGCGACTATCTGCATAGGGTGGAGATGTTACAATTAGATTAACTGAAGCGTCGGGAAAATTTTGTAGAACTTCTAAACAATCTCCACAAAAAATTTTATTTTTCCAGTCATCTAAATTTTTAATATGAGAGTAGTCTAGAGATTGCATTTTAAATTTCTATAAGTTGTTGTGAAAATTTTAACACAATTGTTATCAATGTTATTATACTAAGTCTCTAAAAGAATTCTACAGATATTTGATCCCCCTAAATCCCCCTTAAAAAAGGGTACTTAAATGTCTATTTGATCCTCCTAAATCAGTTCTATCAGACTTGCTATGCTAAAGGAATAATTAATAATACAGCTATTGCATTATTCTACAAGAACGAGCGTCCGACGAGCTATAGGTTGCGTAGGCAACCTTTGTTTATCTAGCTTAACTCTTTAGTTAAGGTTGCGCTCTAAAGTAAAATGTAGATAGTGTAAATATTTATCAGGAAAATTCTGTGACAGTTAGAGTTCGTATTGCCCCCAGTCCTACCGGAAATTTACATATTGGAACCGCCAGAACCGCTATTTTTAATTGGTTATTTGCCCGCCATCATCAAGGTACTTTTATTTTACGGGTTGAGGATACAGATAAAGAGCGATCGCGTCCAGAATATACGGAAAACATTAAATCTGGTCTAACATGGCTTGGTTTAACCTGGGATGAGGGGCCATTCTTTCAGACAGAACGGTTTGACTTGTATCGTCAAGCTATTCAAAGCCTGATTGACAAAGGCTGTGCTTATCGTTGTTATTGCACCTCCGAAGAATTAGAACAGATGCGGGAGGCACAAAAAGCCCAAAACCAAGCCCCTCGCTATGATAACCGTCATCGTCATTTGACGGAAGCTGAATGTTTAGCCTTAGAAGCTGAAGGCCGAAAACCGGTAATTAGGTTTATTATTGACGATAATCGGGAAATTTCCTGGAACGATCTGATCCGAGGTAAAGTGGTTTGGAAAGGCAGTGATCTCGGTGGGGATATGGTGATCGCCCGTATGCCGGAAACTGAAGGAGAAGCCTTCGGACAACCCCTTTATAACCTAGCTGTGGTGGTGGATGACATTGATATGCACATCACTCAGGTCATTCGCGGTGAAGACCATATTGCTAATACGGCTAAACAAATTTTATTGTATGAAGCTTTAGGGGCTAAGGTTCCAGACTTTGCCCATACTCCCCTAATTTTGAACCAGGAAGGGCGTAAACTCTCAAAACGGGATGGAGTGACCTCTATTGATGACTTTCGTAATATGGGCTTTTTACCCGAAGCTATGGCTAATTATATGACTTTATTGGGTTGGACTGCCCCCGACTCTACCCAAGAAATTTTTACCATTTCTGAAGCAGCGCAACAGTTTAGTTTAGAAAGAGTTAACAAAGCTGGTGCTAAATTTGATTGGGATAAATTAGACTGGATTAATAGTCAATATCTTCATAAAGTGCCGGCCAATGAGTTAGTTGAATTAGCGTTTCCTTATTGGCAAGGGGCTGGATATGAGGTAAATTTAGAACAAGATAGAGCATGGTTAGAACAATTAGCGAAGTTAATTGGGCCAAGTTTAACCCGTTTAACCGATGCAGTGAAAGAAAGTCATTTATTATTTGGAGAAACTGTTATCTATTCTGAGGAAGCAATGGCTCAAATTAAACAAGATGGAGTCAAAGAAATTCTGGAAGCTGTTCTTGAAAGTTTGAATAATCATCCTGAGTTAACCTCAGAAAATGCTCAACAGATTATTAAACAAGTAACGAAAACATTTAATGTGAAAAAGGGGTTAATTATGCGTTCTTTACGAGCAGGTTTAATGGGAGAATTACACGGACCTGATTTAATTCAATCTTGGTTATTATTAAATGAAAAAGGATGGGATAAAACTCGTTTACAGGACGGTTTAAGTCAGATTTAAACTAGATAATCTACATAACTTACACAGTAGAAATGCCTGTAGGGGTAATTCATGAATTACCCCTACACGAAACGCAAGGGAAAATATAGCAACAGTTATTACTATTTTTCAATAGTTTCCCGTTTAAAACTTACTTTTAAATCTGGTAAATCTGAATTTTGAAGACGTTTACGAATTTCCTCAATAGCCAATTCTAATGACGGAAATTCTGGATTAAAGCCAAAAGGAATCCAAGCACTATATTCGATTTTTTCAAGTTTGATATTAACTTTCGCGGGTACAATATATTTTCTAGGTGAAATATAAAATTTTGTCATAAATCCTTCTCCGTTACTTAGTTTACCAGCAGGTAGAGCAAAGTCTTTTAAATATTCTTCAACCAGTAGCCAGGCTTTTGTGTCAACATTTGCTAATAAATAAACAAGATTAAATTGAGAATAAGCACCTTTTGTTGTCTTATTATCCAGCATTCCCTCAACTAAATTATAATAAGGCTGTTGACCATTGCCACTAAAAGTCTTGATATATACTCCTATCCGATCTCTGAATTTAGGAAAAGTAATGATTTGACCTTGATCATATTTATTTGGTTCAATTCCTCGACTCAATAATAATTCGTCAATTGTTGTAAATTCTGAAGTAATAAATTTAGATTTAATCGGTGTAGAACGACTCCCAACTCCTCGTTTTCCTGTCTTATAGTCTTCACTAATTTGGGTTAATTCTTTGCTTGCGCCTTCATGATCTATGGGTTCGTTAAAGAGTAGTTGAATAAGATCTGAAGTGTAAGGGATTAATCTTTGTAAATGCAAAGCATAACTTTGTTGATTATCTGCCTGATGTTGTATTTTAGTTAAAGCTTCTGGGGTCAATGTTCTAATAGATTCCTGTGCTAATGTTGTTTGCGTATATTGTTTTAATTCTCTTATTTCTTGCGTCAAAAACCATGTAAAAGAATTAATTTCAATTGCATAATTATTCACTGAAAGTCTGTATTGTCGAGCAAATTGTACACTTTCCCACTTATGAGCATAAGCTTTACGACTCATGAATGGTTTTTTGATCAGTGCTTCTTCTTCTTCTAATGATTCAGGTTTAAATTTTTCTTGAAAATCATCATCATTTAAAGCTATATGAATTACATTTAAACCCAATACTTTTTTTTCTGCTAACCATTGAGATCTCATTTGAGACTCTATCTCTTTTCTCGGAGGTTCTACCCCTAAAATAACGGCAAAATCAGCGATCGCAGCAATAGTTTCTCTGAGTAGTGTTTCAGTGGGGCGTAGGGTTTTTGTTTTGACTGAAGTAGCGTTTAAATAGGGATTATATTGGCTAATACGTTGCTGTTCTATATGATCTAATTGACTATCATCTACTTGCTCATAATAAATAGTAAAATATTTCTTTTTCTGGGCCTCTAGCTGATAAATACGATGATGAGATTGACCTTGCCAACGTTTACGAAGATTTTTCGCTTTTCCTATATACCAAATGGTCTTAGTTTCATCTAAAACGTAGTAAATTCCTGAATATTCAGGCAGTAATTGTTTAGCGTGTAAAGCAATCCTGGGAAGTTCTAAAATAGATACATCAGCAATCATGTTACTTATCTCTCACGATCATGTTATCTTTATGGTAATTTCAGTATTCCCAATATGATGAGGATAATTGCTATCAAGACTATGGGATGGTATTGATTTCTGAAGAAATCCGCTCCATTGAAGTCTTTGATAAATTTCTTCAGATTTTTCTGCTAAGTCGGGGTCATCAGAAAAACAACCAATGAAATCACTATTTCTTAATTGTGCTAGAGGATCATCACTATTTGATGTGGTTTCTAACGCATTTTACAAGGATTTATCAGTTTTAAAATAAGCGGTAATTTCGGTTAAAAGTTTTTCGACTAAAGCTAATTGTTCAAGATTTAGATTATCCAGAGTTTCTGTTATTCTGTGTTTTATTTCTGTACTTTCCATTGATAATCAATCTCACTTTATTCAATATAGAGACTAGGTATTGCTTGATCATATAATAAAATAACCTCAACTCAATAAAATTATGATGAGTCTTAAACTCCCTACTGAACTTCTGCAAACAGCGCAAATGACTGAAGCAGAAATGCTCAAAGAAATTGCTATAATGCTTTATCAGCAACAGCGTATTCACTTGGAACAAGCAGCCCAAATTAGTGGAATGGCAATCGATGATTTCTATCAATTGCTAATAGGTCGCAATCTCATTACGTTACCCACTGACCCCGACGACGAATCCAACGAACTTATCCTCGCTAGTCTTAACACTTCCCTTCAACAAGCTAAAGAAGGCAAATTACATCCTATCTCTGAACTGTGGGATGACATTGATGTCTGAAGAAATCCCCGATCTTAAAATCTTTTTCTTCGATGATTTCAAAAGTAGACTTCGCACCCTTGCTAAACGTTATCGTAGCATTCGCAATGATCTACAACTGATTCTTATATATGCTAAATCTGACCAAACTGACATTACAACTAACCATATTCGAGATATTATCAATAAGTTTTACATCCTAAGTTCTACCGAACTTAGGATGTAAAACGATTAAAAATTACAGGCTTAAACCCGATCGGGTTAAGCTATAGGAACTAAGCCTGGCTACCCAGGTTTAAAATTAGGCTGTGTAGACAGCCTTTGTGCTTATAGAATAAGGCTTTAGCCTGTATTGATTTATTAATTTGACATGACAAGTTCGGTAGAACCACAACTCTTAGATATTGCCTTGCTAGATGTTAATTCTTATTTAAAACTCTTGGAGAAGAAATAGCAGGGGTACTTCCTGGTCTTAAGCGGTTAAATACATCACTTAAAGGAACATCAGCATCAGCACCTACTAAATAAAGAGTATTCGGTTCTTGACTAATATATTGTCCATAAGCTGAGGTTAAAAAGGGACGATAAGCCTCATTTTTAGAGACATAAACTTCAGCAAAACCCACTAATATAGAATTCGCATATTCATCAAGAATTTGTTGTTTAGGAAGGGTTAAATCTGGAAAGGAATCAATCAAAGCTTTAATACTAGCATCCAATTGAGAAAAATTAACGTGAGCTTGTCCTTTTACTAACACTAAATATTTATCAGCCGTATTAACCCAGACAAATGCTTGTAATTGTTCAATGACAGCAGGAGTTGCAGGGTCACTACTTCCCGCTCCGATCATAACCGGAATTTTGACCTGATTTAATCCTTGTGACCCGAAAATAGCACTCGTAACCGGATTAATTACTAGGGCAGATGTCACCCTTTCATCCCGAAAATTATACTCTTTACGGGGCAATTCTAAGGCTCGACATTGAAGCAATAAAGAAAGATTTGGCCCCCAAATTCTTCTACCACAAACTTCTTCTAATTTCTTAAAATCAATGGGGGCCCCCGCAACAGCTAATGCACCATATCCCCCGAAAGAATGACCCATAACTCCGACATTTTTTAGCTCCAAACGTCCGCCAAATTCTCGATTATTACGCACTTCTAATTCATCAATAACATAACTAATATCTAAAGGACGATCAATAAATTCATTAACATTATATAGCTCTCTAGATAGACCTGCTAACATATTCTGTACCTGTTGAAAATCACTCCCAGGATGTTGAGGTAAAGCTACTAAATAACCATAAGATGCTAACTGTTTAGCGCGATCGCTAAAATCTTGGGGCCGAGAAGCTAACCCATGAGAAATGATAACTACTGGAATTTTACCTTCTGGAAACTTTTGAGGTTGGAATAATAACACATTAAATGTTCTTTGACGCTTCTCATCTTTGAGGGTTAGAACTCGTTCAGGTGCTACCCCATAGGGGCCCGGTTGACGAATATCAGGAAGGGTAGAAAAATTTACAGGAGTCTCTTTTTTGGCTTGTTGGGCTGATAATTCTCTCATTTCCTCGATAACTGAATCTGTTCCCCGTCCTAAAAGATCAACATAATCAGCAGTTTGCAAGATATCTTTTAAATTAAACTGCATATTAACCGGAAGATTATTAAGAACATTAAGTAGGGTTAGTCCTTCTTTTTGATCCAGTGCTGCTTTGATCATTGCACCTCGTAGGGCAAACTTACCATTACGTCCCCCGCGAATTGAGATCAGATATCCTACTCTTTCTAAAATAGCTTCTCCAGTGGGAGTGTTGAGAAAACGAGACATTTGTACCGCATTAATGTCAGCGCGTGTGTTTAAGGCCTCTCGAAACAAAGCTTTTTGCTCGTCATCAACCCCTGCTAGACGCATATAATCAGCTAATTCACGAGTAACCACCCCTTCTCTCGCAAAGGTGTCCAAGGAATCAATGCCTAAAGATATATTAATGGGGCCAAAAATAAAGTGCAATCTTTGGCCAGCTTGAAGGGGAAGTGCCGTTAAAATCGCCGCCAGGGTTCCTAAAGTTAACTGTTTGAAGGTTTTGCTCAATAAACGTTTTGGAAGCAATTTATGGCTCAGCATAGTAGTTATCAGAGGCTTGTTGATTCTGTCCTCAAATACTATAACAGTAAGGGTTATCAAAAGAGTTACTTTCTTATAATTTCGAGTCCAAACAGCCATTAAATTGTTAAAATGGGGGTTGGGTTGAACGATAGTGAAACCCAACAAACCCCCTATGCTATCCCTCTTGCGTCAGAGTGGATTAAAACCCTGGTTTTTCCCTAGTTGAAATGACTTGCCTTCGTTAAAATCTCGTAAGATGACGGAAGATGGCTAAGCTGTTGTGCATTTAAACTGCTTATTGGTTAAATTGAAGGAAATAGCTACAACTCTCTTTCTTTTTGCCTTTTGCCTTTTGCCTTGCTAATA
It includes:
- a CDS encoding DUF29 domain-containing protein; the protein is MTVSLYESDFLLWTTDTVTKLKAHNFEQLDLENLIEEIESLGRSQKKELKSRLLVILEHLLKRLYVNSPDNYRGWEITINEQRRQLELEIEDSPRLKTIWEDSFNTVWRLALKGVRKDYPQVTFPDVWSYPNDIESILDCDFWQ
- the gltX gene encoding glutamate--tRNA ligase codes for the protein MTVRVRIAPSPTGNLHIGTARTAIFNWLFARHHQGTFILRVEDTDKERSRPEYTENIKSGLTWLGLTWDEGPFFQTERFDLYRQAIQSLIDKGCAYRCYCTSEELEQMREAQKAQNQAPRYDNRHRHLTEAECLALEAEGRKPVIRFIIDDNREISWNDLIRGKVVWKGSDLGGDMVIARMPETEGEAFGQPLYNLAVVVDDIDMHITQVIRGEDHIANTAKQILLYEALGAKVPDFAHTPLILNQEGRKLSKRDGVTSIDDFRNMGFLPEAMANYMTLLGWTAPDSTQEIFTISEAAQQFSLERVNKAGAKFDWDKLDWINSQYLHKVPANELVELAFPYWQGAGYEVNLEQDRAWLEQLAKLIGPSLTRLTDAVKESHLLFGETVIYSEEAMAQIKQDGVKEILEAVLESLNNHPELTSENAQQIIKQVTKTFNVKKGLIMRSLRAGLMGELHGPDLIQSWLLLNEKGWDKTRLQDGLSQI
- a CDS encoding DNA-methyltransferase, with the protein product MQSLDYSHIKNLDDWKNKIFCGDCLEVLQNFPDASVNLIVTSPPYADSRRSTYGGIHPDNYVEWFLPIAKELQRVLRDDGTFILNIKEKAVNCERHTYVIELILALKKQGWLWTEEYIWHKKNCTPGKWSNRFRDAWERCLQFNKQKKFKMNQDAVMVPTGDWAKTRLNKLSDNDKIRFNSQVGSGFGKNIANWVGREMAYPTNVLHLPTECSNKSHSAAFPKSLPTWFIKLFSDEEDIILDPFLGSGTTCVAAYELNRNYIGIEIKEEYYKIALANLDAVKVPFVQNSLF
- a CDS encoding GIY-YIG nuclease family protein; amino-acid sequence: MIADVSILELPRIALHAKQLLPEYSGIYYVLDETKTIWYIGKAKNLRKRWQGQSHHRIYQLEAQKKKYFTIYYEQVDDSQLDHIEQQRISQYNPYLNATSVKTKTLRPTETLLRETIAAIADFAVILGVEPPRKEIESQMRSQWLAEKKVLGLNVIHIALNDDDFQEKFKPESLEEEEALIKKPFMSRKAYAHKWESVQFARQYRLSVNNYAIEINSFTWFLTQEIRELKQYTQTTLAQESIRTLTPEALTKIQHQADNQQSYALHLQRLIPYTSDLIQLLFNEPIDHEGASKELTQISEDYKTGKRGVGSRSTPIKSKFITSEFTTIDELLLSRGIEPNKYDQGQIITFPKFRDRIGVYIKTFSGNGQQPYYNLVEGMLDNKTTKGAYSQFNLVYLLANVDTKAWLLVEEYLKDFALPAGKLSNGEGFMTKFYISPRKYIVPAKVNIKLEKIEYSAWIPFGFNPEFPSLELAIEEIRKRLQNSDLPDLKVSFKRETIEK
- a CDS encoding UPF0175 family protein, whose protein sequence is MSLKLPTELLQTAQMTEAEMLKEIAIMLYQQQRIHLEQAAQISGMAIDDFYQLLIGRNLITLPTDPDDESNELILASLNTSLQQAKEGKLHPISELWDDIDV
- a CDS encoding type II toxin-antitoxin system VapC family toxin; the protein is MRRLILDAGPLIALVSKQDNYHQEAKTGFSQLPQEFGEVLTPLPILFEVYKFVSREASVEAAQRLLTILYQETVIVPIEGELFAEVYDLVRQLVNWKGSLEDGTVIILAEKYNAEVWTLDYRDLGYFKQIRFWTPST
- a CDS encoding PmeII family type II restriction endonuclease, which gives rise to MMINSIYDDYYEYLSREVITPFYSKRLNKLKSLKLTDVLKRKNPYLFKAKNIELAGELVKGIVDAFLSSQEETIFGDLLEGFAVYISRRLYGGFKSEFKSVDLEFERNGIYYIVGIKSGINWGNSDQVAKMRDNFKLAKNLLKQGGISVEIQAVNGCIYGKERSPLKTNTDPEKNYYKYAGQDFWQFISDDDNLYREIISPIDHEARQKDETFKKAYVAKVNEMTQDFMEQFMTANQIDWLKLIDFVSKRHNV
- a CDS encoding alpha/beta hydrolase, with product MLSHKLLPKRLLSKTFKQLTLGTLAAILTALPLQAGQRLHFIFGPINISLGIDSLDTFAREGVVTRELADYMRLAGVDDEQKALFREALNTRADINAVQMSRFLNTPTGEAILERVGYLISIRGGRNGKFALRGAMIKAALDQKEGLTLLNVLNNLPVNMQFNLKDILQTADYVDLLGRGTDSVIEEMRELSAQQAKKETPVNFSTLPDIRQPGPYGVAPERVLTLKDEKRQRTFNVLLFQPQKFPEGKIPVVIISHGLASRPQDFSDRAKQLASYGYLVALPQHPGSDFQQVQNMLAGLSRELYNVNEFIDRPLDISYVIDELEVRNNREFGGRLELKNVGVMGHSFGGYGALAVAGAPIDFKKLEEVCGRRIWGPNLSLLLQCRALELPRKEYNFRDERVTSALVINPVTSAIFGSQGLNQVKIPVMIGAGSSDPATPAVIEQLQAFVWVNTADKYLVLVKGQAHVNFSQLDASIKALIDSFPDLTLPKQQILDEYANSILVGFAEVYVSKNEAYRPFLTSAYGQYISQEPNTLYLVGADADVPLSDVFNRLRPGSTPAISSPRVLNKN
- the carA gene encoding glutamine-hydrolyzing carbamoyl-phosphate synthase small subunit, which codes for MAIADATPALLVLADGTSFSGWSFGAKGTTLGEVVFNTGMTGYQEVLTDPSYCGQIVTFTYPELGNTGVNPEDEESDGPQVKGVIARNVTYRPSNWRSTESLPDYLVRHKILAIYGLDTRALTRKLRSVGAMNGAISTEILDPSELLHKIQLAPSMAGLNLVKEVTTKDVYEWTTPTDIHWEFNPENQEGKGESLTVVALDFGIKRNILRRLASYGCRVIVVPASTSAEEILKYNPDGIFLSNGPGDPSAVAEGIETTKELVKAGKPTFGICMGHQILGLSLGGETFKLKFGHRGLNQPCGLQQQVEITSQNHGFAVTEKSLDDNVQITHLNLNDRTVAGLSHKTLPFFSVQYHPEASPGPHDADYLFEKFVTLMRDNKK